The Strix aluco isolate bStrAlu1 chromosome 1, bStrAlu1.hap1, whole genome shotgun sequence genome has a window encoding:
- the LOC141920815 gene encoding LOW QUALITY PROTEIN: uncharacterized protein C12orf50 homolog (The sequence of the model RefSeq protein was modified relative to this genomic sequence to represent the inferred CDS: inserted 1 base in 1 codon) yields the protein MGAAGNVPDFRFHSPYAQAIFIVPFTTSENSFLPQQKYHDISCFWEKQPRGCLRISCAFHHSKPRHINGLFLPPTNNTPLQQGSQEEILHPAPHQEPRRHQQHIPLPIHPPLIINLGDEEDDEDDEEENYVPNWVPKTDADIEEERAIKEICYKSGEYYRIQPPREHQSTNAESSPREKELLPSEATNRDVQKGDGNTIPTTFRNAKKEQQRSGSRVAIEDIPRTDRRAFEHAGIHTSNPRVKPSYQQRAQRKGDETDSSRLCVTQTGRKSSVPPPEPRRKAYVVYRSVTANQEPKFSEATDKYXSGSSNSPTWRKRNPHGKTRSHFKTTIQPCQWTSRKQEAALRPDSVSSEQLTVH from the exons ATGGGCGCAGCTGGGAACGTCCCCGACTTCCGTTTTCATTCCCCCTACGCACAG gccatttttattgttCCATTTACAACATCTGAAAACTCTTTTCTCCCGCAGCAGAAGTACCACGACATCTCctgtttctgggaaaaacaaCCCCGAGGCTGTCTGAGGATCAGCTGTGCTTTCCATCACAGCAAACCTCGGCACATCAATGGACTTTTTTTGCCACCTACTAACA ATACCCCACTGCAACAGGGTAGCCAAGAAGAGATCCTGCACCCAGCCCCCCATCAAGAGCCACGCAGACATCAACAGCACATTCCACTGCCAATCCACCCTCCGCTCATCATAAACCTCGGGGATGAAGAGGACGACGAAGATGATGAGGAAGAGAACt atgttcctAACTGGGTGCCGAAGACCGATGCAGAtatagaagaggaaagagcaataaaggaaatatgctacaaatctg gagagtattacaGGATTCAGCCCCCCCGCGAACACCAGTCTACAAACGCTGAGTCTTCACCTCGGGAAAAGGAGCTGTTACCCTCGGAAGCTACCAACCGAGAcgtgcagaaag gTGATGGCAATACAATTCCTACAACATTTCGTAAtgcaaaaaaagagcagcagcgtTCAGGAAGCAGAGTAGCAATTGAGGATATTCCCAGAACAGACCGCAGAGCCTTTGAACATGCAG GAATTCACACTTCAAACCCCAGAGTAAAACCAAGCTACCAGCAAAGGGCTCAAAGGAAGGGGGATGAAACTGATTCTTCTCGTCTGTGTGTCACACAAACGGGCAGAAAGTCTTCTGTCCCACCTCCAGAACCTCGAAGGAAGGCCTATGTCGTCTACCGCAGCGTCACTGCCAATCAAGAACCAAAGTTCAGTGAAGCTACAG acaaat CATCAGGATCCTCCAACTCACCgacctggaggaaaagaaatccacacGGAAAAACACGCTCTCACTTCAAAACCACCATTCAG cCGTGCCAGTGGACATCGCGGAAGCAAGAAGCAGCTCTGCGCCCCGACAGTGTAAGCAGTGAACAGCTAACCGTCCACTAA